One part of the Bradyrhizobium sp. CB1650 genome encodes these proteins:
- a CDS encoding LysR family transcriptional regulator, which produces MTYLLPPLNALRAFEAAARHLSFKQAAHELHVTAGAVSQQVRLLEERLGVQLFERRTRQVVLTSVGETYLTQIRQAFRCLADATAELKPDGVTSMLHIGVHGSFVVDGLRTRLARFRQAQPQVAIRLSQPAGLHELLEGKVDVVIAERVQRCPGHRCEPLEGGFLIGPLGTADCREIETLRSCLLGHVELEPPTTTKAPPVVNTAGPARRPSKPFFSV; this is translated from the coding sequence ATGACGTATCTGCTGCCGCCACTCAATGCCCTGCGCGCCTTTGAGGCCGCCGCCCGCCATCTCAGCTTCAAGCAGGCCGCCCACGAACTGCACGTCACCGCCGGTGCCGTCAGCCAGCAGGTCCGCCTGCTGGAGGAGCGGCTGGGTGTGCAACTATTCGAGCGGCGGACGCGGCAGGTGGTCCTGACGTCCGTCGGGGAAACCTATCTAACGCAGATACGTCAGGCGTTTCGTTGCCTCGCTGACGCCACCGCCGAGCTCAAGCCTGACGGCGTCACAAGCATGTTGCATATTGGGGTACACGGGAGCTTCGTCGTTGATGGGTTGCGGACGCGCCTGGCGCGGTTCCGCCAGGCCCAGCCACAGGTCGCCATTCGCCTCAGCCAACCGGCGGGGCTGCACGAGCTGCTCGAAGGCAAGGTCGATGTCGTGATCGCGGAAAGAGTGCAGCGCTGTCCAGGCCACAGGTGCGAGCCTCTAGAGGGTGGTTTTTTGATCGGCCCGCTCGGCACGGCGGATTGTCGCGAGATCGAAACGCTGCGTTCATGCCTGCTCGGCCACGTCGAGCTTGAGCCCCCGACCACGACCAAGGCGCCACCGGTCGTCAACACGGCAGGCCCAGCACGCAGACCATCTAAGCCTTTCTTTTCTGTCTGA
- a CDS encoding MFS transporter has translation MLRAFLPAGPRAVEQGPPLVVDEQEVRRAVGATAMGNAMEWFDFGIYSYLAVVLGKVFFPGSGDELISSLAAFAVAFLIRPIGGLFFGLLGDRIGRRSILATTIIAMAAATFSIGLIPSYASIGIWSSVLLYAARLVQGFSTGGEYSGASTFVAEFAPDRRRGFLASFLEVGTISGFVAGAALVTGLTAAVGDDAMESWGWRVPFLLAGPLGVVGLYLRLRLSETPAFASMDEQAHARSGGSRLHDIVFEHSGVVLLCMALVLALNVTNYLVLTYMPNYLSGTLDYDTTHSLFLNLLTMLVMLAAIPFVGRLGDRIGRRPVLLAACVGYLALSVPSLWLLQQGYIAAILPGLLILGLCQALFIGTTPSTLPAMFPTEIRYGGLSIAYNLSASLFGGTAPLIAEWLVRTTGDAYMPAYYAMLAASVGLAAVLLMRETSGRPLDGSAPTISTDEARDTHPADAAAE, from the coding sequence ATGCTTCGGGCGTTTCTGCCCGCCGGCCCACGGGCTGTGGAGCAGGGCCCGCCGCTGGTTGTCGACGAACAGGAAGTCAGACGCGCTGTTGGTGCCACCGCCATGGGCAACGCGATGGAGTGGTTCGACTTCGGAATCTACAGTTATCTCGCGGTCGTCCTCGGCAAGGTCTTCTTCCCCGGCAGCGGCGACGAACTGATCTCCAGCCTTGCCGCATTCGCAGTCGCCTTCCTGATCCGGCCGATCGGTGGGCTCTTCTTCGGACTGCTCGGCGACCGGATTGGTCGCCGAAGCATACTCGCCACAACGATCATCGCGATGGCGGCGGCCACCTTCTCGATCGGCTTGATCCCAAGCTACGCGTCGATCGGCATCTGGTCGTCTGTACTGCTCTACGCCGCGCGTCTGGTGCAGGGCTTCTCGACCGGCGGCGAGTACAGCGGCGCCTCGACGTTTGTCGCGGAGTTCGCGCCCGATCGGCGACGCGGATTTCTCGCATCGTTCCTGGAGGTCGGCACCATCTCCGGATTCGTCGCAGGAGCAGCGCTGGTCACTGGCCTGACGGCGGCGGTCGGCGACGATGCGATGGAGTCATGGGGCTGGCGGGTGCCGTTCCTGCTTGCCGGTCCGCTCGGCGTCGTCGGGCTATACCTGCGGCTCAGGCTCTCGGAGACGCCGGCCTTCGCCTCGATGGATGAACAAGCGCATGCGCGGTCCGGCGGGAGCCGATTGCACGACATCGTCTTCGAGCACAGCGGGGTCGTTCTGCTCTGCATGGCCCTGGTGCTGGCGCTCAACGTCACCAACTACCTCGTGCTGACCTACATGCCGAACTATCTATCAGGAACGCTCGACTACGACACCACGCACAGCCTCTTCCTCAACCTGCTGACCATGCTGGTGATGCTCGCGGCGATTCCGTTCGTGGGGCGGCTGGGCGACCGAATCGGACGACGCCCCGTGTTGCTCGCGGCCTGCGTCGGCTATTTGGCGCTGTCCGTGCCGTCGCTATGGCTGCTGCAACAGGGCTACATCGCAGCGATCCTGCCAGGGCTGCTGATCCTCGGCCTGTGCCAGGCACTCTTCATTGGCACGACACCATCGACGCTACCGGCCATGTTTCCGACGGAGATCCGCTACGGCGGCCTGTCGATCGCGTACAACCTGTCGGCCTCACTGTTCGGCGGAACGGCGCCGTTGATTGCGGAGTGGCTGGTGCGCACCACCGGCGATGCCTATATGCCCGCCTACTACGCGATGCTGGCGGCGTCGGTCGGGCTGGCTGCAGTGCTGCTCATGCGTGAGACCTCCGGGCGGCCGCTGGACGGATCCGCGCCGACCATCAGCACCGACGAAGCTCGCGATACGCACCCCGCGGACGCCGCTGCAGAATGA
- a CDS encoding MFS transporter: MPSIETSYSWTRLVVSITLSTLGCVGMWSLVVALPAVQADFSAPRADATLPYAFTTVGFMIGGIIVGRLADRFGILPPLAAGTILMSLGYVLTAFAPSLLVFAVVSGVTIGLGGAASFAPLVADASLWFDRHRGLAISMATAGSSLAGVIWTPIIQHFIAAVGWRQTHIGIGLFCLATMLPLSLVLLRRPVFHKATLEAASTGSTYQAMGLAPGVTQGLLAFAGLCCCVAMSMPQVHVVAYCGDLGYGSARGAEMLAVMLGFGVASRLIFGWVLNFIGGLPTLLLGSAMQAIALALYLPFNGLVSLYVISAIFGLAQGGIIPSYAAIIRELFPAREAGLRVSLAISVTLAGMALGGWLAGAIYDWTGSYAAALVNGIAWNIMNMAIAVWLLHRRIPQRRLAASSQEILPA, translated from the coding sequence ATGCCGTCGATCGAGACTTCATATTCCTGGACTCGCCTCGTCGTCTCCATCACCCTCAGTACACTGGGCTGCGTGGGCATGTGGTCTCTCGTCGTGGCGCTGCCGGCAGTGCAAGCCGATTTCAGTGCCCCTCGCGCCGACGCGACGCTGCCCTATGCATTCACGACCGTCGGCTTCATGATCGGCGGCATCATTGTCGGCCGATTGGCAGATCGATTCGGCATCTTGCCGCCCCTCGCCGCGGGCACGATCCTGATGAGTCTCGGCTACGTCCTCACTGCGTTTGCTCCGAGCCTGCTCGTCTTTGCGGTCGTCTCCGGCGTCACGATCGGCCTCGGCGGCGCGGCGAGCTTCGCGCCCTTGGTGGCCGACGCCTCGCTTTGGTTCGATAGGCACCGCGGCCTCGCCATTTCCATGGCCACTGCCGGCAGCTCCCTTGCCGGCGTGATCTGGACGCCGATCATCCAACACTTCATCGCGGCGGTCGGCTGGCGGCAGACCCATATCGGCATTGGCCTCTTCTGCCTGGCGACGATGCTGCCGCTCTCCCTGGTTCTGCTGCGGCGGCCTGTATTCCACAAGGCGACGCTCGAAGCGGCGAGCACCGGCAGTACCTACCAGGCCATGGGCTTGGCTCCGGGCGTTACCCAAGGTCTGCTGGCCTTCGCCGGCCTGTGCTGCTGCGTCGCCATGTCGATGCCGCAGGTCCACGTGGTCGCCTACTGCGGCGATCTGGGATACGGCTCTGCGCGCGGCGCCGAGATGCTGGCGGTCATGCTCGGCTTTGGCGTGGCGAGCCGTCTGATCTTCGGCTGGGTGTTGAATTTTATCGGCGGGTTGCCGACGTTGCTGCTGGGCTCGGCGATGCAGGCCATCGCGCTCGCGCTTTATCTGCCGTTCAACGGGCTGGTCTCGCTCTACGTCATTTCCGCCATTTTCGGCTTGGCGCAGGGTGGCATCATCCCGAGTTATGCGGCGATCATTCGCGAGCTGTTTCCGGCGCGGGAGGCCGGTCTTCGCGTCAGCCTCGCCATTTCGGTCACTCTCGCTGGCATGGCGCTGGGCGGCTGGCTGGCCGGTGCGATCTACGACTGGACCGGCTCCTATGCAGCGGCGCTGGTCAATGGCATCGCCTGGAACATCATGAACATGGCGATCGCAGTCTGGCTGCTCCACCGGCGCATTCCGCAGAGGCGATTGGCGGCAAGCAGCCAGGAGATATTGCCGGCCTGA
- a CDS encoding YciI family protein: MKYLMFIYQPKDFDAKALTESEYKAVAEQYAAVTATPNVKPGLPAGLPKDAVTVRVQNGEAVTAQGTYQEHAVGAYLEFEADTIDAAIELAARIPAARLGGAVEVRPAQKYW, translated from the coding sequence ATGAAATATCTGATGTTCATCTATCAACCAAAGGACTTCGACGCGAAGGCGCTCACCGAAAGCGAGTACAAGGCCGTGGCGGAGCAGTACGCGGCCGTGACCGCAACACCCAACGTAAAGCCGGGACTACCGGCTGGTCTGCCGAAAGACGCTGTTACCGTTCGCGTGCAAAACGGCGAGGCCGTAACAGCGCAAGGCACCTACCAGGAACACGCAGTGGGAGCTTATTTGGAGTTCGAAGCCGACACGATTGACGCCGCGATCGAATTGGCCGCCCGCATCCCGGCTGCCCGTTTGGGGGGTGCCGTCGAGGTTCGTCCGGCCCAGAAATACTGGTAA
- a CDS encoding MFS transporter produces the protein MPKTLRPIVSLLLGLAFLLAGSGLQFTLLPLRGSAEGFDDLALGVISSAYYVGFVSGCLLAPYLILRAGHIRAFTAMVALAAAVALAYALAPVVAAWIVLRGVTGLCLAGLYLVVESWLNDRASNETRGLVLSAYVMVNYGAITLGQSLVTLYPIAEAGNFMVAAMLSSLAIVPVALTRAAQPAPITIVSFRVGQLYRAAPVALVASFMIGAANGAFWGLAPLSTASSGLSIDQVAQFMSTAVLAGAIVQFPVGRLSDRLDRRWVLLVLLIGAAATGVATWLISASGTTLLLFGILFGALALPGYSLAAAHAYDKTPASDVVPIAATILLTNGLGSVVGPLIAATFMSAAGPRALFLFTAIAQALLAAYVFYRTRVQASLASMRKTEFDLATTALVGTVVTHDALDPADPSIVIPEGYARAPMRANARSTPASER, from the coding sequence ATGCCGAAGACCTTGCGCCCGATCGTGTCGTTGCTCCTGGGGCTCGCGTTCCTGCTGGCAGGCAGCGGCCTGCAATTCACCTTGCTGCCGTTGCGCGGCAGCGCGGAAGGTTTTGACGATCTTGCGCTCGGCGTCATCAGTTCAGCCTATTACGTCGGCTTCGTCAGCGGCTGCCTGCTCGCGCCTTATCTGATCTTGCGCGCAGGACACATTCGCGCCTTTACAGCGATGGTTGCGTTGGCGGCTGCGGTGGCGCTTGCCTACGCGCTCGCACCGGTGGTCGCAGCCTGGATCGTGCTCCGCGGCGTAACCGGCCTCTGCCTCGCCGGTCTCTATCTGGTGGTCGAGAGCTGGCTCAACGATCGCGCCTCGAACGAGACGCGCGGACTCGTGCTGTCGGCTTACGTGATGGTCAATTATGGTGCCATCACACTTGGTCAGAGTTTGGTGACGCTTTATCCGATCGCCGAGGCCGGGAACTTCATGGTGGCCGCCATGCTGTCCTCGTTGGCCATCGTTCCGGTGGCGCTGACCCGCGCCGCGCAACCAGCACCGATTACCATCGTCAGCTTTCGCGTCGGGCAGCTATATCGCGCGGCGCCGGTCGCGCTGGTCGCAAGTTTCATGATTGGAGCCGCTAACGGTGCATTCTGGGGCCTTGCGCCGCTGTCGACCGCCAGCAGCGGCCTCAGCATCGATCAGGTGGCCCAGTTCATGAGTACGGCCGTGCTGGCCGGCGCAATCGTCCAGTTCCCGGTCGGCCGTCTATCCGACCGCCTCGATCGCCGCTGGGTTCTGCTTGTTCTCCTGATCGGAGCTGCCGCTACGGGCGTCGCCACGTGGCTGATCTCCGCATCGGGAACGACGCTGCTGCTATTCGGCATTCTCTTCGGGGCACTAGCGCTGCCCGGCTATTCGCTTGCCGCTGCCCACGCCTACGACAAGACTCCAGCGAGCGACGTCGTACCGATCGCCGCTACAATCCTGCTTACCAACGGCCTCGGTTCGGTGGTCGGGCCTCTCATTGCCGCCACCTTCATGTCGGCGGCAGGACCGCGCGCGCTATTCTTGTTTACCGCGATCGCCCAGGCGCTGCTTGCGGCCTACGTATTCTACCGCACTCGTGTCCAGGCCTCGCTCGCCTCAATGCGAAAGACCGAGTTCGATCTTGCCACAACCGCACTCGTGGGCACGGTCGTCACGCACGATGCGCTGGACCCAGCCGATCCCTCGATCGTCATCCCGGAGGGCTATGCGCGCGCGCCCATGCGAGCCAATGCCAGGTCGACTCCAGCGTCGGAGCGCTGA
- a CDS encoding sigma-70 family RNA polymerase sigma factor, which translates to MDEQEWLTEQFAAHRTQLRKAAYRILGSVGEADDALQESWLRISRANAHGVENMGGWLTTIVGRVCLDMLRARVRRSRREESLDALGSDAVASGGNVIDPEQEEMLADSVGLALLVVLQTLPPAERVAYVLHDMFDLPFDEIAPIVRRSVEATRQLASRARRRVQEGRAVPEANQARRRQIVEAFLTASRAGDFDALVAVLDPDVVLRADEAAARSEVAIEIRGASTIARRALAFSGRAPATRLLLVNGAVGAAWFQDEKPVIIFAFTVDDTKIVEIELIANPERLRSIDLANLDEQGST; encoded by the coding sequence ATGGACGAACAGGAATGGCTCACTGAGCAGTTCGCAGCTCATCGCACTCAACTGCGGAAGGCCGCCTACCGGATTCTCGGCTCGGTGGGTGAGGCCGACGACGCCCTGCAGGAATCCTGGCTCCGAATCAGCCGCGCCAATGCACATGGCGTCGAAAATATGGGTGGATGGCTGACGACGATCGTCGGGCGGGTGTGCCTGGACATGCTGCGCGCGCGAGTGCGCAGGTCGAGGCGCGAGGAGTCCTTGGACGCGCTGGGGTCGGACGCGGTGGCGAGTGGCGGGAATGTGATCGACCCGGAGCAGGAGGAGATGCTCGCCGATTCCGTCGGGCTGGCATTGCTCGTGGTCCTGCAGACATTGCCGCCGGCGGAGCGGGTCGCCTACGTCCTGCATGACATGTTCGATTTGCCCTTCGACGAAATCGCGCCAATTGTCAGGCGGTCCGTCGAAGCGACCCGCCAGCTTGCGAGCCGTGCGCGTCGCCGTGTTCAGGAAGGCAGGGCAGTTCCAGAGGCCAATCAGGCTCGCCGGCGTCAGATTGTGGAAGCCTTCCTGACGGCGTCTCGCGCCGGCGACTTCGATGCCCTGGTCGCCGTGCTCGATCCCGACGTGGTGCTCCGTGCGGACGAGGCCGCTGCACGCAGCGAAGTCGCAATAGAGATTCGCGGTGCGTCAACGATTGCCAGACGGGCGCTTGCGTTCTCGGGGCGCGCGCCGGCGACACGCCTTCTGCTTGTGAATGGCGCCGTCGGAGCGGCGTGGTTTCAAGACGAAAAGCCCGTCATCATTTTTGCGTTCACTGTCGACGACACGAAGATCGTTGAGATCGAACTCATTGCCAATCCCGAAAGGCTTCGCAGCATCGACCTGGCAAATCTCGATGAGCAGGGGTCCACATAA